In Bacteroides coprosuis DSM 18011, the following are encoded in one genomic region:
- a CDS encoding transposase mutator type (COGs: COG3328 Transposase and inactivated derivatives~InterPro IPR001207~KEGG: gfo:GFO_1587 mutator family transposase~PFAM: Transposase, mutator type~SPTR: Mutator family transposase;~IMG reference gene:2504106252~PFAM: Transposase, Mutator family), with the protein MKTEDLIPDEFFKQFKTGEELQNFLKSIQKRGIEKMLEAELDAHLDYDKHSHRKEENSRNGYSTKTIKTSYGNDQIKVPRDRDASYNPMIIPKRKSMVEGLEHVIVSLYAKGMSVSDIEEQIREVYNFDVSGATISRITDAVTADIVAWQNRPLEPVYLIVWMDGIVFKVREGSKVINKTIYIAVGLRRDGLKEVLGLWLGKNESSSFWMSVLTDLKARGTEDVLITATDNLNGFTDTIRTVFPESKTQICIVHQVRNACKYVVWKDKKQFTTDMKNIYNAPNKEAAAAALEDLSVKWESKYSYAIQSWRKNWDELTVFFEFPLEIRKVIYTTNLIENLNGKIRKYTKNKLSFPTDDSVMKSVYLAVREATKKWSMPIKNWGIILNQFLIIYKERVRL; encoded by the coding sequence ATGAAAACAGAAGATTTAATCCCTGATGAGTTTTTCAAACAATTTAAAACAGGAGAAGAACTCCAAAATTTCCTGAAGTCTATTCAAAAGCGTGGAATCGAAAAGATGCTTGAAGCAGAGCTAGATGCTCATTTAGATTATGACAAGCATAGCCACAGAAAAGAAGAAAACAGTCGTAATGGCTACTCTACAAAGACCATTAAGACTAGTTATGGTAATGATCAAATCAAAGTCCCAAGAGATCGAGATGCGAGCTATAACCCAATGATTATCCCTAAACGAAAAAGTATGGTTGAAGGATTAGAACACGTTATTGTATCTCTTTATGCTAAGGGTATGAGTGTTTCTGATATAGAAGAACAAATTAGAGAGGTGTACAATTTTGATGTCTCTGGGGCGACAATCTCTCGTATCACAGATGCCGTAACAGCTGATATTGTAGCTTGGCAGAATCGACCATTGGAACCCGTATATCTTATCGTTTGGATGGACGGTATAGTCTTTAAAGTACGAGAAGGTTCTAAGGTGATTAATAAAACTATTTATATTGCAGTAGGCTTAAGACGTGATGGACTTAAAGAGGTATTAGGTTTATGGCTTGGAAAGAATGAGTCTTCGTCTTTTTGGATGAGTGTCCTAACAGACCTAAAAGCTCGTGGAACTGAAGATGTTTTAATTACTGCAACGGATAACTTAAATGGATTTACCGATACGATTCGTACCGTTTTCCCTGAATCTAAGACACAAATCTGCATCGTGCACCAAGTGCGTAATGCTTGCAAATACGTAGTTTGGAAGGATAAGAAACAGTTTACAACAGATATGAAGAATATCTATAATGCGCCTAATAAGGAGGCTGCAGCAGCTGCTTTAGAAGATTTATCAGTGAAATGGGAATCCAAGTATTCTTATGCTATACAGAGTTGGAGAAAGAACTGGGACGAACTTACTGTCTTCTTTGAATTTCCTCTAGAAATAAGAAAAGTTATCTATACTACCAACCTAATTGAGAACCTCAATGGTAAGATTAGAAAGTATACCAAGAATAAATTATCGTTCCCTACGGATGACTCTGTGATGAAATCAGTATATTTAGCCGTTAGGGAGGCCACTAAGAAGTGGTCAATGCCCATAAAGAACTGGGGTATTATTTTAAATCAGTTCCTAATTATTTACAAAGAAAGGGTCAGATTATAA